TGGCAAAAGATCTCCATGACCTTCAtgtgtaaaatttttaattataacatattttgaataatagtaaaatagagaaaaattccTATTCATGGGTCAGAAAATCTGATATGGAGATATTAGTTCTCTACTAACTGACCTATAGCTTCAATgtaatatcaatttttaaatctccaaaataataattatacaatTTAAGAAGTTGGTTCCATAATTTTAGAGAACAAAGGACTAAAAACTGCCATGACATATTTGAAGATGTACTGGATTAGGATAAAAGGATTTACCCTACAAGATATCAAagtatactataaagctatagtgaTTGGAGCAACTTAGCATTGATACATGAACAGACAAATAAATgagtggaaaagaatagagatcccagaaatggacacaGGCATGTTTGAAGATTTGATATATAACACATGTGATGTATTACACATCACTGGAGAGAGGATGGGTCATAAATGCAAACAGGACAATTGGAAATACATGTACCAAGGAGAAATGTGtaagatatttatagcagcattcaACTAGGAGGCAACCCAATGATCCATCAAAATAGAATGTATAAATAAGCTGTgttttattcataaaatggaatatagcAATACAAATTAATGAATTTAGCTATACTCATAAACATGAGTAAACCTCACAAACATAATATTGTctgaagaaacaaattaaaaagaataccTATAAGGGTTCAATTTATattgagtttaaattttttttatctgagagagagagagagagagagagaggagaagggggggagagagaaagggagaagcagactcccatcaAGCAAGGATCCTGACAAGtctctggatcccaggaccccgggatcacccAAAGAGCCCTAAGGCATAGAGACAACCGAGTGAGCTCCCCAGGCACCATGTATATTGagtttagaaaaatgaaagccTAAACTTTAGCATTTAAGAATGTGtacaaagtaataaaattcaggaaaacaaattaaatcagGAATGTGGTTATctctggaaagagaaggaaaggatggTTGAGGAAGTAGCCAGGGAGCTTTCAAGGTATTAGCAGTGTTTTAGCTTTTAAATTAGAAGATTATTACTTTATTAATCTTTAAATTAACAATATGTGTTTAATGAGCTTTCATATGCATTTACATATGTGtgctattttcacattttaaattattttaaattcctaaagCATTAAATACTACAATGTGATGTCATCTCTCATCTTTCAGAttgaaaaatagcaaaaagagCTCCTGAGAGACTAAAATAGTATGTTATCAGAGTGTGGAAAACACCTATGCTTATACGCTGATGATAGCAATGTGTAAATTTGGCAATACTTCTCAAAATTACAAATGTGTGTAAACAGGTATATTTTTATCACATGCAAAATTATGAATATGTTGTGCCATTGATTATAACAGAATAAGGTTGGAAAAGACTAGAAGatctaaatgtccattaatattTGACTGGTTAATTAAATGATGGCACATTCTTACAATGGAATAAATTCCGTGATTTCAAAGAATGAGGCagtattacacatttttttcagataCACCCAAGGTATATTGTTCTGTGAGAAAATCAAGGTattgggcacccgggtggctcatttggttgggcgactgcctttggttcaggtcatgatcccggagtaccaggatcgagtcctgcattgggctccctgctcgactgggaatgtgcttctccctccaaccctcctccttctcatgctctctctctctcattctctctctctctatatcaaataaataaataaaatcttaaataaaaatgaaaagaaatacagacaaactaattctaaaatttattttaaaaaaagaaaatcaaggtatTAAAGTGGTGCATTGTTGTGCAAAATTTGTCttattctcttgcttttctaACTGAACAATATCCATAGAATATCTCTGGCAGAAAAAACCATTAGGACATTGCTAGCATTGGTTGCCTCAAGGGTACTTGAGGTGACAAGATAAAGGAGTAATTCTGATTCTATAGCCTAtaccttttacattttctttcaggtACAAGTAAAACCTACTAATGGGGTGACAATCATGATGATGAGATCAAGAAGGAGGACAAAATCAATACAAAGTTATAGTCATCAAAAGAGTTTGATGCtgatacaaaaatagacacattgatTGGAGGAATAGCATAACACACCCAGAAGTGAACTGGTGCTGATCTcatcaattaatctacaacaaaagaCACAAGAACACAAAATgcggaaaagacagtcttttcaataaatgctcttaagaaaactggagaacaacatgcaaaagaatgaaacagtactattttcttatatcatacaaatgtgaaataaaaattgattaatGACAAGACCtgaccataaaactcctaaaagaaaacctaGGCAACAACAATCTCTTGCACACATTCTTGCACAACAATCTCTTGCAACAATATTTTTCAGGATAGTCTTCCTCAGAAAAGTCCTCTTGGACTTCATcgaactaaaaagcttttgcacagtgaaggaaatcatcagCTAAGCAAAAAGGCAATCTGctcaatgggagaagatacttgcaaacaaTATATTTAGATACtactcaaaatatatacataaaaaatacaactcaacaccaagaaaataatctgataaaaaatgggcagaggatctgaatagatatgtctccaaagatgACCTACAGAGGGctaaagaaaacatgaaacaatgctcaaattaaattaaaccgacagtgagataccacctcacacaacTCAGAATGCTGAGAATCAATATGGCAAGAAATAAAGTGTGCtggtgaggaagtggaggaaaTGTTGAAATGAAGGTTTGTGAAGTGTCtgtcacagtgcctggcacatgggagcACCTCACTCAGTGTAGCCagttctgctgctgctgttgtgaGACATGTGTCCTGCCTCCCCATTCTGGATGTCAAGGACTCAGCAGGGGGACAACATACTCTGGCCCTGAATGGAGCACTGGCTTCTCTGGTAGTCCAGGGAAAGCTCAGGAGGAAACCAGCATCTGCTGTAcactcttctccatctccaggtGACCATGTCCCAGTCGTTATCTCTAATTGGGACAGGGAGATGGTCCTTGGAGGCCCCAGGTATGTATAGGGCCTGTACCCTGTGCACATTTGACATTCCAAACTTTAAATTGCTTCTGGGACCAACAGGGTCCCTGTAGGAGTTCACAGCTGCTTCTTGAGGACTCCTTTCACTGCTGGGGAAGATGTACCTGTGGGATTTCTGGGCTTCAGACCAGGATGACAGGTCCTCCCCATGAAGAGTCTGTAGCTGAGACACCCAGTTAGCCTGCACATCTAGGAGGAAGGATGTGAGAGAAACCCCACCAGAGGCTAGAGTTTCCACAGGGCTGtatgggaaaaaagaagacacaggaTCTCAGAGGTGAAAGAAGCCCAGCAGGGGAGTGTCTGGGGTCCTTCTCTGGGATCCAGGGTCTGGCCCAGGGCACAGTGAGAAACTGAGAATTGGCTCTGGGATCAGGAGACTGAGAAATGGCTACAAGCAGGATGCAGGTGGGGAGCGCTGGGCTGTGGTTGGGACAAGCTTGGTGGTCATGACTTTCGCAGAGCATTTTCCCAAAATGgactttcctcctccctctgcctctgctccaaACACCTTCCAGCTGCAGCCAGCTGTGAGCAGCTGATGCTGGAGCAGGGAGGAACAGCTGAGGTTAAGCCCAGGCAGTCCCTCCTGCTCTACAGAGCTCACCACTGACCCAGCACTGCCCTGACACTGCTGTTCCATCCTCCCTGAgaggagcccagagtcctggcaaGAAGGAAGCCTGATTTCTACCCCATACTGCTGAGATTTCCCAGAAGACTGAGCCTTTCACGGGGTCACAGGGAGAGCAGACAGGCAAGCTGGGACCCATCCTATCTGTGATGCCCAGTCTGTGGCTAGTTCTATTCTCCTCACTTTCTTTCTACCCCCTATTCATGGGGATACCTCCCAacacccccagtggatgcctcaAACTACAGATAGTACTGAACTCTATGTATCCCTTCTCTTCCTACATACATATACCTATGATACAGTTTAATTTACAAATCTGACACAGTGAGAGGTTAACAATAACCGGTAATAACATACAATAATTATAACAACATCTCATAataaagttatgtgaatgtggtctctcccTCATAGTATCTTATTATACTGGACTCCCTTTCATCCTGTGACAATGCAAGATGATAAAATGGCCACATGATGAGCCACAGTAAGGTAAGTGACCTAGACAGTGAGATGCAATATAAGGCTACTCTTGACCTTTTGACCACAGGTCAGAAATATTATCTTCTGCTGCAAACCATAGTTAGAGGTGGTGGCAGGGCAGGAAccgaagctttttttttttttatcaagaactGAGTTAACTGGTCAATAAGCTGCTTGGCTGTCATCCCATAGTGTGGGCTCACTCACTCCAATTACTCCTTCTGTGGCCTTCATGAATTCTTCCCCATGAGGGAACCTCCCCCACATATTGCCTTTAATATGTATTAGAATAGGCAGATCCCAATTCTGACAATAGGCAAGTCTGTTGCTGAGGGTGAGCAAACTAAGGAAGGATCCCTCATGCGGTTGAAATTTTACCTAGGATTTATTCTGCCTCGGTGGGGATTAGCACTTTAAAAAAGGTTCTTCCAAAGGTAATCAATGTTTAACAAAGGCTTGAAATTTGGGAGTTGTAAGAATAGGGTCAGCTTGGGGAGTCTCCTCTCTATGAATCAAGGAAAGCCCAGattaaatgaaatttctattCATTTACATCAAATACAAAGAATTTACAGCATTTTCCCATGCTcatcaaaagaagaggaaaagcccTCCTTGACTGGGGATTAGCTCTGCTGGGCTCAGGTCCTGTCTCTATCACCACCTTGCTCAGAAGACTTGGAcaggtcacttcccctctctgggcctcaatgcCGTATTTGTAAGCCCTCTTTCAGCCCTGACCGTCCCCCATCTAAGATCTAACCCCACTCCTACCTACTGTCTCTTTCAGTCATTTATCTCTTATGCACATATGTTGTCCTGTTCTGTAGCATAGAGTGATGGTGTACAAGATGCCTGAGACTTTTCTCAAGAAAGCCTCCTGTGCTGTATTTGTCCTTGGCTGATGACAGAAGGCATAGCACATGGAAAAAGCCAACTGGTCCTCCCCTGTGGCAGGGTTCATAATCCTGGGGCTCTCAGCCTACCCAAAGCTGGAGAAAATATTCTTCGTGCTCATCCTGCTGATGTACCTGGTCATCCTGCTGGGAAACGGGGTCCTCATCTTGGTGACCATCCTTGACTCCCGCCtgcacacacccatgtacttcttcctggggAACCTCTCCTTCCTGGACATCTGCTACACAACCTCTTCCATCCCTCTAGCCTTGGACGGCTTCCTGACTCCCAGGAAAACCATCTCCTTCTCAGCCTGTGCCATGCAGATGTTTCTCTCCTTTGCCATGGGTGCCACAGAGTGTGTGCTTCTGGGCATGATGGCATTtgatcgctatgtggccatctgtaacccCCTCAGGTACCCCGTGGTCATGAGCAAGGCTGCCTATGTCCCCATGGCTGTCAGCTCCTGGGCTATTGGTTGTACGGCTTCTGTGGTACACACATCTTTGACAATTCAACTGCCTTTCTGTGGGAACAACGTCATCAACCACCTTGCCTGTGAGCTACTAGCTGTCCTAAAGTTGGCCTGTACTGACATCTCCATCAATGTGATCAGCATGGGGGTTGCCAATGTGATCTTCCTGGTGGTCCcagttctcttcatttttgtctccTATGTGTTCATCATTGCTACCATCCTGAGGATCCCCTCAGCCgaggggaggagaaaggccttctccacctgctctgcCCACTTCACTGTGGTGGTCATCTTCTATGGGACCTTATTTTTCATGTATACAAAGCCCAAGTCTAAGGATACCCTAGGGAATAACAAAGAAGACCTTTCAGACAAGCTCATCCCCCTTTTCTATGGGGTGGTGACCCCCATGCTCAACCCCATCATCTACAGCCTCAGGAACAAGGACGTGAAGGCTGCTGTGAAGAACCTGGTGGCTCAGAAATGTTTCACCCAGTAATGGAGGGCTCCTCTGTGTTCCCACTCTATGAGATAAAGGACCTCTGATCATTAGAGCTGCCTTCGAAAAGACAAGTCATGCAATCCAGAATCCTCTCTTGcccttctgtttattttcaaagaatgtttaactttttggAATTTATCTTCTGAGTTTTAGCCATAGAGCTGAGAGTTTTAACAGATGTCACACAATGGATCTTTAATTGAATACACAAGGACATCCTGAACACATGATAAAACCAAGGAGAGAGGAACTATCAGAGTGAGTTTGGTTAAAGGCCTGCACTATGTCTGAGCTACACAGTCAGTCAGTGCACAGAGGAGAGAAGGCGCTCCCAGCACTGTTGCCATCCCTTTAAGATTCCCCAGCAGAGTCACAGGAACGAGGAGGAAGTGGGAATTTTCATTTTGGACCATTTTTGTAATAGAGTCAGTTTGGCTGAAGTATAAGAAGAGACAAAGGCAAGTTCTCCAGATAGAGAGTTTTTGGGTGGGAACAAGCTATTCTGGTACACTCCATTTCTTCTTAGCTATGGGATAATTGAGGCTATTTTTTCTCAATGCTCTTCACATTATGAAACACTGCTAGGAAGTTAATGGCAAGAAAGAGTATAGAGTTTGAATTTGATGCTCATCACTTAGAGATATCCCCACTAGAAAAGCTAGTATTTGGTTGGAGGGTAACCCacattctagaaaaaagaaagatgatagaGATATTGACTGATAGATAGACAGAGGCTAAATATATTTGAAGACTTTGGAGGCTAATATTTGACATGTTTCTTTGTTTCAGGATTCACGAAGTCTTTAATATGCTACAGTATACATTGAACGTCCAAGAGATGTAAACTCGGTAACATTTCCTGAGCCTCCATAGCTCAGCAGGATAAAAACAGGGAAGCTTTTTCTTATCTATGAGCTTCGGTTGGTTGCCTAGccattttcagtctatttcaTCATATTTTAACATCTAACCACTTGATTTCACACGAATTACTTATTATAAACAAGTTCTTTGTAAATGGTAAGCACAATGGAACTATTAGATACAAGTATTGGTCGTATCATGAATGCTGCCCAGTGCTGTGTGCCATGTGGAACAGAGTAAGACACCGTCCCTATATAGAGTAATAGACACACAAGGTAAATGAGAGATTCAGAAGTGTTAGCAGATGAATAGAAGCAAGTTTTTATGGCAAGTTCTATGAAGTTCTTTGAATATGGCAGACTTTTTTCTAAAGAGAATTTAGAAAGTGAGTACAATTTTGATACTAGATCTTGGAAGTTGGTTTTGCTTCAAgtgatatttacattttcatatgtttattaagAATGCATTGCCtaagggagtgcctgggtggttccatcggttaagcagctgccttcagctcaggttgggatcccagagtcctgggatagagcatgtgttgggctccctgctcaggtgagcctgcttctccctgtacctctgcctgctgctccccttgctgttctctctctctctctctcaaataaattaataaaatcttaaaacaagaaaGGATGAATTGCCTAAGGATGCCTATTCGGTTAATAAAATTTCACGTCCTTATGTTAGTCCTATTCCGAACTTCTACTTTGTACGGGTAGGGAAAAAATCTTGTTATTGCAAATACACAATTGGCATCTAGTGGCCATTTAAGCAAACTTCTGACACTTAGTGAAGCCTTGCAACATCATTGTTAGAAGAGGACTCAGGAGGTTTTCTTGTTCAACCCTATGCACAGGATGCATGCTGTTCCTCTCCAATGTCCCTGACCCTAGGCAGTGCACATTTGCTTGGACATCTCCAGTGACAGACAATTCAATACATCAGATTCTAGATTTTTCACTTAGTCCTAGCAAATTCTTCCTCGAATTATGCTTAACTCTACCTTCCAATAATATCTACCTTCACTCCTAAAGCTTAGTGCCTCACCAGAAGATGCTCCAAATCTCCTCCTTCTGGTATATGAAGATAGTTCTGGTCCCTGAGTCCCTTCTGGCCAACAGACCCAGTATTTCCTCCTATGCCAAATGTTCTTTGTGCTCATTCTCTCGATGTATGTAGTGATCCTGCTGGGCAATGGGGTCATCATCATGGTGACTGTGCCTACCACCTACTAGCACATGTTCATGTGCTTCTTCCTGGAGAAACCCTCAATCCTAGACATCTGCTACACAACCTTCTCAGTCCCCCAGATTCTTGACATCTTCCTAAGACCCAGGAAAACCATCTCCTTTTCAGCCTGTGATAAGCAGATGCTTCTCTCCTTTGCCATAGGAGGCAGAGTATGTACTTCTGGGCATGATGGCATTTGATcactatgtggccatctgtatcCCCCTTAGATACCCTTTGGTCATGAGCAAGGCTGCCTTGTGCCCATGGCTCCTGGGCAGCTGGAAACATGATTGCCATGATGCAAATATCCTTAGTGATGCGACTACCCTTCTGTGGGGACAATGTCATCAACCACTTTATCTGTGAGATCCTGGCTATTCTGAGGTTGGCCTGACATCTCCATCAAAGCAATCAATATGGCAGTGGCCAGTGTGATCTTTCTGGGCATTccagttctatttatttttgtctcctaTGTGTTTATCATTGCTACCATCCTGAGGATCCCATCAACTGAGGGGAGGAAAAAGGTCTTCTTCACCTGTTCTGCTCACTTCACAGTCATGGTCATTTTCTATGGGACCATCCTCTTCATGTATGGGAAGCCCGAGTCCAAGGACCCCCTAGGAGCAGACAAGCTTACCTCCCTCTTCTGTGGGATGGTGACCCCTATGCTCAACCCCATCATATACAGCCTCAGGAACAAAGATGTGAAGTCCTCTGTGAAGAACCTGGTCCTATGCAAACATGTCATCCAGTGATAGTGGGGGCTCCTGATAGATCTTTGTTGCCTAGTTTCTCTCAGGAGGGTCTCTGAGGATAAGATAAAGGGCCACTTTCATCAAAGGTGCATAGGCAAATATGATTACACAGAAGGCTTTAAGTGAACAGGAAACATTTAATGGGATATTTCTGTCCCATTCTAGAAGCACTTGGACAAAAGTATATACTATTGGCCAAGCCTTGGAGTTATCTATCTCTCAGGTGCATACTGAACTACTTGATGTCCAGGAAAGATAAcactttgagttttatttttgactttcaaATAGCTCTAGTACATAGCGGGCTGCAAGTCCGGAATTCTCCTACCCTGACCATTGTACCAATATGAGAGTTGAAATGTTGGCATATGCAAACACAGAGAGCACACACCCCTATAATTcctttctcaaaaagaaattttatttataaagttttccCAAAAAACAGCTAAAAATACATAATGGAAGGACTGGGACAGATATGGTATATAAGACACAGTGGGGAATGGTCAAATGTCTGAAGACTGATAAAGTCTAATAAACGCTTAATACCAAATGTgcaaagacaaatatatgaaggAATTATTAGGAAATGCATCAGGGTAAACAGTGACAACAAAGCAATGGTATAACTCCAGTTACAATTTTAGATGACTTAATTAAactgagaaatttagaaaaagaagtatAGTTACAACACATTGAAGGTCTGATCTTGTGAAGGATATGGAAGGAAGGGGAATCGTGTGAATATAATTCACTGCATTGACACTGAAATAACAAAAGTATTCATATGCTTGTTAGGGCTTTTTGGTGCCTCACTCAGTtagtagctgccttcggctcaggtcatgaccccaggttcCTTGGATGGAGCCATGTCAGACTCTGCTCAgctactcagtgtggagtcttttccctctccttctgtcctccccgacttgttctctctctccccttttctctttctctctgataaatggaatcttttatatatatatatatatgtatatatatatatatataatataatacatatatatatgcttgtgaaaattttaagagaaagtaACAGTAGACAAGTATTAGcataaagacatttaaaagaataagatgATGATGAATGAGCAGAGAAACTTGATCACATGAAAAAAAGTCACTTACTGAACCTCAGTAGTTTTAAACCATTGCATATTAAACACATCACACATAGGACCCAGTTTTTTAAGGGGCTTCAAGTTTTCTAACATTAGGATACATTAGGAGATCTATTGCAACCATTTTGTTAACagattcaagaagaaaaagtgaTCTGATCAACAGATGTTGAGAAGTCACTTGATAAAACTTAACATAGATTTCTGACTTCTTAAAAGTAGCACACTTCAATGGAAGAAACTATCCCTAACATGAAAGGAAGTATCAGAACATCAGTAAGCAGTATGTCTACGACTTGGATGAGGTCACCAGCTTTCAATGTCTACATCATTTTGCAATCTAGATAAATAGATAAGATGAGGAAAACAAGGAacataaatattgaaaagaaggaaaaaagaatactatCCATAAATGTTGTTTAGCTAAAGAAAATTTACTAAATGCCAAAACTACAAGGAATATTAAGACAGCACACAAGAGGGGTTGTATATAATTCACCACAGTTAGAAAAATTTTACAATACCtaaggaaaatatataagaagTATGAGAGGCCTGTAAGAATATCATATAGTGATACAGTGATCATATATTAACAGGAGAAGcataagatattttcattttgaagaagaaaaagcactGAACGTAAGCCTCAGGACATTAGTTATGCTCCAAGTGCCCTCATTCAAAGCCCTTCTCCCTCTTGCCAGCAGGTTGGGAAGAGACATTCCCTACCCACTTTCCCATCCCTATAGCAGGTCCATCTTCTTAGTTGGGAGGGATGGCCCAATCCCTGAGGCAAACCTGAATGCTCCCTGATCTAAAGGTCtcagaagcaaagaaaaccagCCTTCAACTCAGTCCATGCTTTTGGAGGTAACCAAAGAGTCTAGAACAGACCACTGACAAATGGAGGCTTTCACAGCTCTGCTTATATGCTGATTACTTCCCGCCTCATTATGACTCATAACCATTTATCTCACGTTAGGATGACCCCCAAAATCTTCAAGAGATTACAGCCTCCAATGAACGTGTTTACTGACATGACCAAATCAAACATCCCAGATGGTCACAGACAACAGATGATAAAGGTAATTACCCAAATAGGTGAAATCggaacatttgtttttaattttttaaattttttatttattttcagcataatagtattcattattttttcaccatacccagtgctccatgcaatctgtgccctctataatacccatcacctggtaccccaacctcccacccccccaccacttcaaacccctcagattgtttttcagagtccatagtctctcatggttcacctccccttccaatttcccccaactcccttctcctctctaactccccatgtcctccatgctatttgttatgctttttaatttttttaagattttatttatttatttgacagagaaagagagatcacaagtaggcagagaggcggaagcagtctccccgctgagcagggagcctgatatgggcctctatctcaggaccttgagatcatgacctgagccaaaggcagaggcttaacccactct
The DNA window shown above is from Mustela erminea isolate mMusErm1 chromosome 12, mMusErm1.Pri, whole genome shotgun sequence and carries:
- the LOC116570762 gene encoding olfactory receptor 2S2-like, producing MEKANWSSPVAGFIILGLSAYPKLEKIFFVLILLMYLVILLGNGVLILVTILDSRLHTPMYFFLGNLSFLDICYTTSSIPLALDGFLTPRKTISFSACAMQMFLSFAMGATECVLLGMMAFDRYVAICNPLRYPVVMSKAAYVPMAVSSWAIGCTASVVHTSLTIQLPFCGNNVINHLACELLAVLKLACTDISINVISMGVANVIFLVVPVLFIFVSYVFIIATILRIPSAEGRRKAFSTCSAHFTVVVIFYGTLFFMYTKPKSKDTLGNNKEDLSDKLIPLFYGVVTPMLNPIIYSLRNKDVKAAVKNLVAQKCFTQ